A window of the Chloroflexus sp. Y-396-1 genome harbors these coding sequences:
- a CDS encoding ABC transporter substrate-binding protein, whose amino-acid sequence MSLSEEQQHVLQAARAEVLSGRMSRRAFLRLGLALGLSAGATALVACGGPSAPAPTATALTAASSGPTGRLRVASEIPVQLDPAFASSDAEILILNHVYDYLVDIDAANAIVPRLAREWTISEDGLRYRLVLAPGVTFHDGSPLTAADVVWTFNRLRDPALQLPTADLYANIADIAADGDNAVVFTLAEANPFFLYDLSDNHALVLRAESENPATAFNGTGPFRVVEYRTENRIELAANTTYFQAGKPAVANLEIIFFADQAAAVDALRGGQVDLVLRMPTPLFQTLQQESGIVTVQTPTNGFDLVRLRADREPGNKPEVIRALKLATDREAIFRQVKAGLGAIGRDSPIGPLFSAYYSEETPLPPRDPAAARELLARAGYANGLQLDLHVPDSGDRPDLAVVLKEQWAEAGINVNVIVEPESVYYGDNGWLEVDLGITGWGSRPVPQFYLDVMLVSGAIWNESRFSDPEFDALAATARTTLDEAERVRAYREIQRILIERGPIIIPYFFAQLSAHRVGLRGYVAKAFPGRTDLATIAV is encoded by the coding sequence ATGAGTTTATCAGAAGAGCAGCAACACGTGTTACAGGCTGCCCGCGCAGAGGTGCTGTCCGGGCGAATGAGCCGCCGCGCGTTCTTACGCCTAGGTCTGGCGCTTGGGTTATCAGCAGGAGCTACTGCACTGGTTGCATGTGGTGGCCCGTCAGCACCAGCACCAACGGCAACTGCACTAACGGCTGCCAGTAGTGGACCAACCGGTCGGTTACGGGTTGCTAGCGAGATTCCTGTTCAGCTTGATCCGGCTTTTGCCTCATCTGATGCTGAAATCTTGATCCTCAACCATGTGTACGATTACCTGGTTGATATTGATGCGGCTAATGCGATCGTTCCCCGTTTAGCCCGTGAATGGACGATCAGCGAAGATGGTTTACGCTATCGGCTCGTGTTGGCACCGGGAGTGACCTTTCACGATGGCAGTCCGTTGACCGCGGCTGATGTGGTCTGGACGTTCAATCGGTTGCGAGATCCGGCGTTGCAATTACCAACTGCCGATCTCTACGCGAACATTGCCGATATTGCTGCCGATGGGGATAATGCGGTTGTTTTTACTCTTGCCGAAGCAAACCCCTTTTTCCTCTATGATCTTTCTGATAACCACGCATTGGTACTGCGCGCCGAGAGTGAGAACCCGGCAACAGCATTCAACGGAACAGGCCCGTTCCGCGTTGTCGAGTATCGTACCGAAAACCGCATTGAACTTGCAGCTAATACGACCTATTTTCAGGCCGGGAAGCCGGCAGTTGCCAATCTTGAGATTATTTTCTTCGCCGATCAGGCGGCAGCCGTTGATGCGCTGCGCGGTGGTCAAGTCGATCTGGTGTTACGTATGCCAACGCCGCTCTTCCAGACCTTGCAACAAGAGAGCGGTATTGTGACCGTGCAAACGCCAACCAACGGCTTCGATCTGGTACGATTGCGTGCTGATCGTGAGCCTGGCAATAAGCCAGAGGTCATCCGGGCGCTGAAGCTGGCAACCGACCGCGAAGCAATTTTTCGCCAGGTGAAAGCCGGACTAGGCGCTATTGGTCGTGATAGTCCGATTGGGCCGCTGTTTAGCGCATACTATTCTGAAGAAACCCCTCTTCCGCCGCGCGATCCGGCGGCAGCACGCGAATTGCTTGCCCGTGCCGGTTATGCTAATGGCTTGCAGCTTGATCTTCACGTACCTGATTCGGGTGATCGCCCTGATCTGGCAGTAGTGTTGAAGGAGCAGTGGGCTGAAGCAGGGATCAATGTCAATGTGATTGTCGAGCCAGAAAGTGTCTATTACGGTGATAACGGCTGGTTAGAGGTCGATCTGGGGATCACCGGTTGGGGTTCACGACCGGTACCTCAGTTCTACCTCGATGTGATGCTGGTGAGTGGTGCTATATGGAATGAGAGCCGCTTCAGCGATCCGGAGTTTGATGCGTTGGCTGCAACGGCTCGAACGACTCTCGATGAGGCTGAGCGCGTGCGTGCCTACCGTGAAATTCAACGGATTCTGATCGAACGCGGCCCGATCATTATTCCCTATTTCTTTGCTCAGCTTAGTGCTCATCGGGTCGGGTTGCGCGGCTATGTCGCCAAGGCGTTTCCCGGACGTACCGATCTGGCTACGATTGCAGTGTAG
- a CDS encoding regulatory protein RecX: MPVGTVTAIRQQHNDPQRVNIFIDHEFAIGISLNTLARTRLAVGVYLDEQSWAQLVACEQADQAMQQALRQIERRARSSYEVYRFLQRKGFSEEICTQIITRLQELGLLNDADFASRWVAQRRALSRRGEQALRAELRQKGIDPALIESALSSEEDESDEETRAEMAARAVLSRYAASPDWNTFQRRLGGYLLRRGFAIDLIRPILVRLWREVRPADDKSEYTDND, from the coding sequence ATGCCTGTCGGAACTGTCACTGCTATTCGCCAACAGCATAACGATCCCCAGCGCGTCAATATCTTTATCGATCATGAATTTGCGATAGGGATCAGCCTCAACACCCTCGCCCGCACCCGTCTGGCTGTCGGCGTCTATCTTGATGAGCAGAGCTGGGCACAACTCGTTGCCTGCGAACAGGCCGATCAGGCAATGCAACAGGCGTTGCGTCAGATTGAGCGACGGGCACGCTCCAGCTATGAGGTCTATCGCTTTTTACAGCGTAAAGGCTTTAGCGAAGAGATTTGTACCCAGATCATTACCCGCCTGCAGGAGCTAGGCTTACTCAACGATGCCGACTTCGCCAGCCGCTGGGTCGCTCAGCGACGGGCACTGTCTCGTCGCGGTGAACAAGCGTTACGAGCCGAGCTTCGCCAAAAGGGTATCGATCCGGCATTGATCGAGTCAGCGCTGAGTAGTGAAGAAGACGAGTCCGATGAAGAAACTCGTGCCGAAATGGCTGCGCGTGCCGTTTTGTCACGATACGCGGCCAGCCCCGACTGGAATACATTCCAACGGCGCTTGGGTGGATACTTACTGCGCCGTGGGTTTGCAATCGACCTGATCAGGCCGATACTAGTCCGTTTATGGCGCGAGGTGCGGCCAGCCGATGATAAGTCAGAATATACTGACAATGACTAG
- a CDS encoding ABC transporter permease — MMLSRFVRAFFADLATATGTTIVILFLGLALFGPWIAPYSPTAQNASAIRLPPSTTHVLGTDRLGRDLLSRIIYGARDILLLAGGGTILAVLSGTLIGVSVTYLGGWLEELVFRIFDGLLALPALLLALLLLGTVGPSRSGVLLVIVVVYTPIVARVVRSVVLSLKPRGFIEAARMRGERLGYILWRELLPLVAPTLAVEAALRFSYAIFLVASLGFLGVGVQPPSPDWGLMVLEARNEFALAPWSLYAPAAAIALLVIGVNLMAEGVRRAIREDVTR, encoded by the coding sequence ATGATGTTAAGCCGATTTGTGCGGGCTTTTTTCGCCGATCTGGCAACAGCAACCGGTACAACCATTGTCATCTTATTCCTTGGATTAGCCTTATTCGGGCCATGGATTGCGCCGTACAGTCCGACAGCGCAAAATGCCAGTGCAATCAGGTTGCCACCCTCAACGACGCATGTGCTCGGTACCGACCGGCTCGGTCGTGATTTGCTCAGCCGGATCATTTACGGCGCCCGAGATATTTTATTGCTCGCCGGTGGTGGGACGATACTGGCAGTGCTGTCAGGTACGCTCATTGGTGTGAGCGTGACCTATCTGGGTGGCTGGCTTGAAGAGCTTGTGTTTCGGATTTTTGATGGCTTGCTCGCTCTTCCGGCACTGTTACTTGCCTTGCTCCTACTAGGCACTGTCGGCCCTTCACGTAGCGGGGTGCTTTTGGTAATTGTGGTTGTTTATACCCCCATCGTTGCCCGCGTGGTGCGCAGTGTCGTGTTGAGTCTCAAGCCGCGAGGTTTTATCGAAGCCGCCCGTATGCGCGGTGAGCGCCTTGGGTATATCCTCTGGCGTGAGCTATTGCCACTGGTAGCGCCAACACTGGCAGTTGAGGCAGCGCTTCGCTTTTCATACGCGATCTTCCTGGTTGCTTCGCTTGGCTTTCTCGGTGTTGGTGTACAACCGCCAAGCCCCGATTGGGGGTTGATGGTGCTTGAAGCGCGCAATGAGTTTGCCCTTGCTCCATGGTCACTCTACGCACCAGCAGCCGCCATTGCGTTGCTGGTGATTGGCGTCAATTTAATGGCCGAGGGTGTGAGGCGGGCAATACGCGAAGATGTCACAAGGTAG
- a CDS encoding DUF427 domain-containing protein, whose product MVKRIPPGPGQESVWDYPRPPRLEPTSRRIRVLFAGITLVDSRRAIRVLETSHPPVYYVPTDDIRMEFLRPNLARSFCEFKGIASYYDVVVGERIALQAAWSYLNPTPTFEAIRGHLAFYAAPMDACYVDDELVTPQPGGFYGGWITSDIVGPFKGEPGTWGW is encoded by the coding sequence ATGGTTAAACGAATTCCACCCGGCCCTGGTCAGGAATCGGTCTGGGATTACCCGCGCCCACCGCGACTAGAGCCGACATCACGGCGTATCAGGGTACTATTTGCCGGTATCACTCTGGTTGACAGTCGGCGTGCAATCCGGGTTTTGGAAACCAGTCATCCACCGGTCTATTACGTGCCAACAGATGATATTCGCATGGAGTTTTTACGTCCGAATCTGGCGCGTTCATTTTGTGAGTTTAAGGGAATAGCGTCTTATTACGATGTTGTAGTAGGCGAGCGCATTGCGCTGCAAGCCGCGTGGTCGTACCTTAATCCCACACCGACGTTCGAGGCGATCCGGGGACATCTCGCCTTTTACGCCGCGCCAATGGATGCATGTTATGTCGATGATGAGTTGGTGACGCCTCAACCAGGTGGCTTCTATGGCGGTTGGATTACCAGTGATATTGTTGGTCCGTTTAAGGGCGAGCCTGGAACGTGGGGATGGTAG
- a CDS encoding NAD(P)H-dependent oxidoreductase codes for MILIDTALQRAEAEGRPIRVGMIGAGFMARGIALQMIRYTRGMRLVAIANRTIERAIQAYTEADVSTEAIRRVDSPTALAAALEAGAPAVTSDALLLCTADGIDVILEVTGAVEFGAQVALTAMRHGKHVVTMNAELDGTLGAILQVYARRNGVIFTLSDGDQPGVIMNLYRFVRGLGVKPVLCGNIKGLHDPYRNPTTQANFARQWGQNPYMVTSFADGTKISFEQAVVANATGMRVAKRGMFGPTVPSGTPLADVVHELYPLEALLEGPGIVDYVVGATPGPGVFVLGTHDHPRMQHYLNLYKLGKGPLYLFYTPYHLCHFEVPNSVARVALFGDTVLAAAGRPTVEVIAAAKTDLRAGQTLDGLGGYMTYGLAENAEVVQSERLLPIGLAEGCTLLRDIPKDGIITYADVQLPPNRLSDQLRAEQDAMFWS; via the coding sequence ATGATCCTGATCGACACTGCATTGCAACGCGCCGAAGCTGAGGGCCGGCCAATTCGAGTTGGCATGATCGGTGCGGGCTTTATGGCACGTGGAATTGCCCTCCAGATGATCCGGTATACCCGTGGTATGCGATTGGTTGCCATCGCCAATCGCACAATTGAACGAGCAATCCAGGCGTATACTGAAGCCGATGTGTCGACCGAAGCGATTCGCCGGGTCGACTCGCCAACTGCTTTGGCGGCAGCACTCGAAGCCGGTGCACCAGCAGTAACCAGCGATGCGCTCTTGCTTTGCACTGCCGATGGCATTGATGTCATTCTCGAAGTGACCGGTGCGGTTGAATTTGGCGCTCAAGTAGCCCTAACCGCGATGCGCCACGGCAAACACGTAGTAACGATGAATGCCGAACTCGATGGAACCCTCGGTGCAATTTTGCAGGTGTATGCCCGTCGCAATGGTGTAATCTTTACCCTTTCCGACGGAGACCAACCCGGCGTCATTATGAACCTCTATCGCTTCGTGCGCGGGTTAGGGGTCAAGCCGGTATTGTGCGGCAATATCAAGGGATTACACGATCCGTATCGCAATCCAACCACGCAAGCCAATTTTGCCCGTCAATGGGGGCAAAATCCATATATGGTGACCAGCTTCGCCGACGGAACAAAAATTTCGTTTGAGCAGGCTGTCGTGGCAAACGCCACAGGAATGCGGGTCGCGAAGCGGGGGATGTTTGGGCCAACCGTACCATCCGGTACACCGCTAGCCGATGTCGTACATGAGCTGTATCCGCTAGAGGCCTTGCTCGAAGGGCCAGGGATTGTCGATTACGTTGTCGGTGCAACACCGGGGCCAGGCGTGTTTGTGTTGGGTACCCACGACCATCCACGGATGCAGCACTACCTCAACCTGTATAAGCTAGGCAAGGGGCCGCTCTACCTCTTTTACACACCGTATCACCTGTGTCATTTTGAGGTTCCCAATTCGGTCGCCCGGGTCGCTCTGTTTGGTGATACGGTGCTAGCAGCGGCCGGACGACCAACCGTTGAAGTGATTGCAGCGGCCAAAACTGATCTACGCGCTGGTCAAACGCTCGATGGGCTAGGGGGTTACATGACGTATGGATTGGCCGAAAATGCCGAGGTCGTGCAATCTGAACGTCTCTTACCAATCGGGCTGGCAGAGGGATGTACCCTACTGCGCGATATTCCGAAAGATGGCATCATTACCTACGCCGATGTTCAGTTACCACCCAATCGGTTGAGTGATCAGTTGCGGGCCGAACAAGATGCGATGTTCTGGTCGTAG
- the rfbC gene encoding dTDP-4-dehydrorhamnose 3,5-epimerase, with protein sequence MRFIPTELKDAHIIELEPREDNRGFFARVWADDEFAAHGLVSRVVQMNLSYNRVAGTLRGMHFQHAPYAETKLVRCIRGAIYDVIIDLRPDSPTYKRWIGVKLTAANRLALYVPEGFAHGFQTLEDDTEVFYQVSQYYTPSAEGGVRYDDPAFGIEWPLPVTEISEKDKRWPLFNG encoded by the coding sequence ATGCGGTTTATTCCTACCGAATTAAAGGATGCCCACATCATTGAGCTGGAGCCACGTGAAGACAACCGTGGCTTCTTCGCACGGGTTTGGGCCGACGATGAATTCGCTGCTCATGGTCTGGTGAGTCGCGTCGTTCAGATGAACCTCTCGTATAATCGGGTGGCCGGTACATTGCGGGGGATGCACTTTCAGCACGCACCGTATGCGGAAACCAAATTAGTACGTTGCATCCGTGGTGCAATCTACGATGTGATTATCGATTTACGCCCCGATTCACCGACCTACAAGCGCTGGATTGGGGTAAAGCTCACTGCGGCTAATCGGCTTGCTCTGTATGTACCGGAAGGCTTTGCCCACGGTTTTCAGACGCTTGAAGACGACACGGAAGTGTTTTACCAGGTCTCACAGTACTACACGCCGTCTGCCGAAGGTGGCGTACGTTACGACGATCCGGCCTTCGGGATTGAGTGGCCGTTGCCGGTCACCGAAATCAGTGAGAAAGATAAGCGCTGGCCGCTGTTTAACGGTTAG
- a CDS encoding CTP synthase, with the protein MTKYIFVTGGVVSSVGKGIGVASIGRLLKSRGFSVSVMKLDPYLNVDPGTMSPYQHGEVFVTADGAETDLDLGHYERFIDVNLSRLSNVTTGQIYSAVIAKERRGDYLGGTIQVIPHITNEIKARIGALARSSQADVVIVEIGGTVGDIESLPFLEAIRQMRKDVGRDNILYIHVTLLPHISTGELKTKPTQHSVMALRNVGISADIILCRADRPIDDEIREKIAFFADVDVRAVIPVPTVDSIYEVPLVLEDMGLGEYLVERLGLPANPPDLEEWRALVARIRQEKRRLPIALVGKYVELHDAYISVVEALHHAGLEQSIDIDIRWVSAEEVEREGAARLLAGVYGILVPGGFGERGIEGKIAAADYARVHGIPYLGLCLGMQCATIAFARHVLGTHDVNSTEFNPQTAHPVIDLMPDQRDITEKGGTMRLGLYPCELIPGTRAHAAYGCNRVEERHRHRFEFNNRYRAILEAAGLVISGVSPDKRLVEIIELRDHPWYVASQFHPEFQSRPGKPHPLFRGFVAAAAQTLLAGEARQLPLVESAS; encoded by the coding sequence ATGACCAAGTACATTTTTGTTACTGGTGGGGTTGTTTCTTCGGTAGGGAAAGGGATTGGTGTTGCCTCCATCGGTCGCTTGTTGAAGAGCCGTGGATTCTCGGTTTCCGTTATGAAGCTCGATCCCTACCTCAACGTTGATCCGGGCACGATGTCACCGTATCAGCATGGTGAAGTCTTCGTCACGGCTGATGGCGCAGAGACCGACCTCGATCTTGGGCATTATGAACGGTTTATTGATGTGAACCTGAGCCGATTGAGCAACGTCACCACCGGCCAAATCTACTCGGCAGTAATTGCGAAAGAGCGACGAGGAGATTACCTTGGTGGCACGATTCAGGTAATCCCACACATTACCAACGAGATCAAGGCTCGTATTGGAGCACTGGCGCGGAGCAGCCAGGCTGATGTGGTGATCGTTGAAATTGGTGGCACTGTCGGCGATATCGAGAGTCTTCCCTTCCTCGAGGCAATCCGTCAGATGCGGAAAGATGTTGGACGTGACAACATTCTCTATATTCACGTTACGCTCTTACCGCATATCAGCACTGGCGAACTGAAGACGAAACCGACGCAACACTCGGTGATGGCTCTCCGCAATGTCGGGATTAGCGCCGATATTATTCTTTGTCGGGCTGATCGTCCTATTGATGATGAGATTCGCGAGAAGATCGCCTTTTTCGCCGACGTTGATGTGCGCGCTGTGATTCCGGTACCGACCGTTGACTCGATCTACGAAGTACCGCTAGTCCTCGAAGATATGGGCCTAGGTGAATATTTGGTCGAACGGTTAGGATTGCCTGCGAACCCGCCTGACCTAGAAGAGTGGCGTGCACTGGTCGCCCGCATCCGGCAGGAGAAACGTCGCTTACCGATTGCCCTTGTCGGGAAATATGTTGAGCTACACGATGCCTACATTAGCGTTGTTGAAGCGCTGCATCATGCCGGTCTTGAACAATCGATAGACATCGATATTCGCTGGGTCTCAGCCGAAGAAGTAGAACGCGAGGGTGCAGCCCGCTTGCTAGCAGGCGTCTACGGTATTCTAGTACCGGGTGGATTCGGTGAGCGAGGGATTGAGGGGAAGATTGCGGCTGCTGACTATGCCAGGGTGCATGGCATCCCTTACCTCGGCCTCTGTCTGGGTATGCAATGCGCTACCATTGCCTTTGCACGTCACGTCCTCGGCACTCATGATGTGAATAGTACTGAATTCAATCCGCAGACTGCTCATCCGGTCATCGATTTGATGCCCGATCAACGTGATATTACCGAGAAGGGCGGCACGATGCGTCTGGGTCTCTACCCTTGTGAACTGATACCGGGAACGCGAGCACATGCCGCTTACGGTTGTAACCGGGTAGAAGAACGGCACCGTCATCGCTTCGAGTTCAATAACCGTTACCGGGCCATCCTTGAAGCGGCCGGTTTGGTCATCAGCGGTGTGTCACCAGACAAGCGCCTGGTTGAGATCATTGAATTACGTGATCATCCCTGGTATGTAGCCAGTCAATTCCACCCCGAATTCCAATCGCGTCCGGGCAAACCACACCCGCTCTTCCGTGGTTTTGTTGCAGCAGCGGCTCAGACATTGCTGGCCGGCGAAGCGCGTCAGCTACCTCTGGTGGAAAGTGCATCGTAA
- a CDS encoding MBL fold metallo-hydrolase — protein MPEVQFLGHACFRIRGRDGTIVCDPYHRSIGFDLGRPTASIVTVSHHHPDHDNSSAVRPLRDRVFVVDGPGEYEIGGVLITGVRTFHDQVKGAERGFNTVYIIHLDDLVFCHLGDLGHELTTSQLEEIGSNVDVLFVPVGGGETIGPALASNVISQIEPRFVIPMHYAMGQTNFDPPLAPIERFISEMGLKEYTAEDKFVINANALPEDEEQTRIIFLRPIHG, from the coding sequence ATGCCAGAAGTGCAATTTCTCGGTCATGCTTGTTTCCGAATTCGCGGTCGGGATGGCACGATCGTTTGCGATCCCTATCATCGTTCTATCGGTTTCGATCTCGGACGGCCAACAGCATCTATTGTGACTGTAAGTCATCACCATCCTGATCACGACAATTCCAGTGCGGTGCGTCCCCTGCGTGATCGTGTTTTTGTTGTTGATGGTCCCGGTGAATACGAGATTGGCGGGGTCTTGATTACCGGTGTGCGTACTTTTCATGATCAGGTGAAGGGTGCTGAACGTGGTTTCAATACGGTGTACATCATTCACCTCGATGATCTGGTCTTCTGTCACCTTGGCGACCTTGGCCACGAGCTAACGACGAGCCAGCTCGAAGAGATTGGCTCGAATGTTGATGTGCTGTTTGTCCCGGTTGGTGGTGGTGAGACGATTGGGCCAGCACTGGCCAGTAATGTTATCAGCCAAATCGAGCCACGCTTTGTGATACCAATGCACTATGCAATGGGGCAAACCAATTTCGATCCACCGCTGGCCCCAATCGAGCGGTTTATCAGCGAGATGGGATTGAAAGAGTATACCGCTGAAGATAAGTTTGTGATCAATGCCAATGCCTTGCCGGAGGATGAAGAGCAGACCAGGATCATTTTTCTTCGCCCGATACACGGATAG
- a CDS encoding BsuBI/PstI family type II restriction endonuclease, which yields MVNEHGKMPDVIVHLETKNSLFLIEAVTSYGSIDIKRHNELKGLFRGVSLNPIFVTVFSFRKVMMKCLHNIA from the coding sequence ATTGTTAATGAACATGGCAAAATGCCTGATGTGATTGTACACCTCGAAACTAAGAACAGTCTGTTTCTGATCGAAGCAGTGACGAGTTATGGCTCCATTGACATCAAACGGCATAACGAACTTAAGGGATTATTTCGGGGCGTATCACTAAATCCGATATTTGTAACTGTGTTTTCATTCCGAAAAGTGATGATGAAATGTTTGCATAATATTGCATAG
- the recA gene encoding recombinase RecA: MAITPEKEKALAATMAQIDRKFGKGSIMKMGEASSRLAIEAIPTGSIALDIALGIGGVPRGRVVEIFGPESSGKTTLAQHIIAEAQKMGGICAFIDAEHAFDPVYAARCGVKIDDLLVSQPDTGEQALEICEMLVRSNAIDVIVIDSVAALVPRAEIEGEMGDSMPGMQARLMSQALRKLSGAISKSRTVVIFINQLRMKIGVMFGSPETTTGGQALKFYASVRLDIRRIETLKQGQEAIGSRVRVKVIKNKVAPPFRQAEFDILANEGISREGNIIDIGTELGIIRKSGAWFYLGEDRLGQGRENVREFLKNNPALTDEIERLIKAQALTNPAVIAPSADIDEDTIFEE; the protein is encoded by the coding sequence ATGGCTATCACCCCGGAGAAAGAAAAAGCGCTCGCGGCAACGATGGCGCAGATCGACCGCAAGTTTGGTAAAGGCTCGATTATGAAGATGGGCGAGGCGAGCAGCCGGTTGGCTATCGAAGCCATCCCTACCGGTTCAATCGCTCTTGACATCGCCCTGGGCATTGGTGGCGTCCCTCGAGGGCGCGTTGTCGAAATCTTTGGCCCCGAGAGCAGCGGCAAGACTACTCTGGCCCAGCACATTATTGCAGAAGCGCAGAAGATGGGTGGTATCTGTGCCTTTATCGACGCCGAGCATGCCTTTGATCCAGTCTACGCGGCGCGATGTGGGGTTAAAATCGACGATCTGCTCGTCTCGCAACCGGATACCGGTGAACAAGCGCTAGAAATCTGCGAGATGCTGGTGCGCTCGAACGCAATTGATGTCATTGTTATCGACTCGGTAGCTGCCCTCGTCCCTCGGGCCGAGATTGAAGGAGAGATGGGCGACTCGATGCCCGGTATGCAAGCCCGCTTGATGAGCCAGGCCTTGCGCAAGCTGTCCGGTGCAATCAGCAAGAGCCGTACGGTTGTTATCTTCATCAACCAACTACGAATGAAGATTGGGGTGATGTTTGGTTCGCCAGAAACAACGACTGGCGGCCAGGCGTTGAAGTTCTATGCCTCAGTACGACTCGACATTCGCCGCATCGAGACTCTCAAGCAAGGCCAGGAGGCGATTGGCTCGCGCGTGCGGGTTAAGGTGATCAAAAACAAAGTTGCGCCACCGTTCCGTCAGGCTGAATTCGATATTCTGGCAAACGAAGGGATCTCCCGCGAAGGGAATATTATCGATATCGGTACCGAGCTGGGGATTATTCGTAAGAGCGGCGCCTGGTTCTACCTTGGCGAGGATCGTCTCGGCCAGGGGCGCGAGAATGTCCGTGAGTTTTTGAAGAATAATCCCGCCCTGACCGACGAGATCGAACGCTTGATCAAGGCGCAGGCGCTGACGAATCCGGCGGTTATTGCACCGAGTGCTGATATTGATGAAGACACCATCTTTGAAGAGTAA
- a CDS encoding NAD(P)-dependent oxidoreductase, with amino-acid sequence MKVLLTGSGGYIGIVTAPYLMERGHEVVGVDTGYYESGWLYHSGMRQPQLIVQDIRRLTAADLAGFDAVVHMAELSNDPLGQLNRDLTFQINHQGSVRLARAAKAAGVRRFVYMSSCSVYGIGEEGEIKTEESPVNPQTAYAECKVLVERDLAQMADDDFSPVFLRNATAFGPSPRQRFDVVLNNLAGLAWTTGKIAMTSDGTPWRPLVHILDIAQAVACALEAPREAVHNQIFNVGDSRYNYRVREIAEIVAEVFPGCELTFGRKDADNRSYRVDFTKIATRLPGFACRYDALAGAQQLRAVFERIGMTREIFEAPPYTRLKMLRHLIATNQLDAELFWRS; translated from the coding sequence ATGAAAGTCCTCTTAACCGGCAGCGGCGGCTACATTGGCATCGTCACTGCACCATATCTAATGGAACGTGGTCACGAGGTTGTCGGTGTTGACACCGGCTACTACGAGAGTGGCTGGCTCTACCACAGTGGCATGCGACAACCACAGTTGATTGTCCAAGATATTCGTCGCTTAACCGCTGCTGACCTAGCCGGTTTTGACGCAGTGGTGCATATGGCCGAGCTATCGAACGATCCGTTGGGGCAGCTTAACCGTGATCTGACGTTTCAGATCAACCATCAGGGCAGTGTCAGGCTAGCTCGTGCTGCGAAGGCGGCTGGCGTCAGGCGCTTCGTGTATATGTCATCATGTTCGGTGTATGGCATCGGAGAGGAAGGTGAGATCAAAACTGAGGAGTCACCGGTTAACCCCCAAACGGCTTACGCCGAATGTAAAGTGCTGGTGGAGCGTGATTTGGCCCAGATGGCTGATGATGACTTTTCACCGGTATTTCTGCGCAATGCAACCGCCTTCGGCCCCTCACCGCGCCAACGGTTTGATGTGGTGCTGAACAATCTTGCCGGTCTGGCATGGACAACCGGTAAGATCGCGATGACCAGTGACGGAACGCCGTGGCGACCACTGGTACACATTCTCGACATCGCCCAGGCTGTAGCCTGTGCGTTGGAGGCGCCACGCGAAGCGGTCCACAACCAGATTTTCAATGTTGGCGATAGCCGGTACAATTACCGTGTGCGCGAGATTGCCGAGATTGTCGCCGAAGTCTTTCCCGGTTGCGAACTAACGTTTGGTCGGAAAGATGCCGACAATCGCAGTTACCGGGTTGATTTTACCAAGATTGCTACGCGCCTTCCCGGATTTGCCTGCCGGTATGACGCACTAGCCGGTGCTCAGCAATTACGTGCTGTATTCGAGCGCATTGGAATGACACGTGAGATCTTCGAGGCGCCACCATACACTCGCCTCAAGATGCTTCGTCATCTGATCGCAACTAATCAACTTGACGCCGAACTGTTCTGGAGGAGCTAG